The Pelagibius sp. CAU 1746 genomic sequence CCGCCCGCGCGGCCCAGCCCGAGGGTCTCTTCCTCCGCTGGGTCAACGCCGATCCGGCCGCGGCCTTTCCCGCCAGGGCCGGGCGCTATCACCTCTACGTTTCCTACGCCTGCCCCTTCGCCCATCGCGCCATCCTCTACCGCGCATTGCTGGGCCTGGAGGAGGTTCTCCCCATGTGGGTGGCGCATCCGCGCTGGAGCGGCCCCGGCGGCTGGACCTTCACACCCGATCCCTGCTTTCCCGAAGTGACGGAAGACGGCGCGAACGGCCTCGACGCGCTGTGGCAGCTTTACGTGAAGGCGGCGCCGGATTTCACCGGCAAGGTGACGGTGCCGGTGCTCTGGGACAGCGAGACCAAGACCATCGTCAGCACCGAATCCGCCGACATCATGCGCATGCTGGACCTTGGTTTCGCCGGCCTGCGCGATAGCGACCTGACGTTTTACCCGGCGCGCCTGCGCGACGACATCGACGCCCTGGGCGGCTTCATCCGCCGCAAGGTGAACGGCGGCGTCTACAAGGCGGGCTTCGCCGCCGACCAGGAGTCCTTCGATGCCGCGGTCGCGGAGTTCTTCGCCGCCCTCGACCATCTGGAAGGCCTGCTCGGCGACGACCGGCCCTACCTGCTGGGCAACTGGGCCACCGAGGCGGATTGGCTGCTGTTCCCGACGCTGGTGCGCCTTGACGCGGTCTATGCCGGCGCCTTGAAGGTGAACCTGAAACGCCTGTCGGACTACCCGAAGCTGGCGGCGCATACGCAGCGCCTCTACGCCGGGCCCGGTGTCGCCGCGACGGTGAAGCTGAACCACGTGAAGCGCCACTACTACGACGACCTGGGCGTCACCAACCCCGCGCTGATCCCGCCGGGTCCGAGAACGCCGTTTGAGGCGGCGGCCTAAGCAGCCTTCGCGGGATCGTGCGCCTTCCCTCATTTCGTCATGCTCGGGCTTGACCCGAGCATCCAGGGCGGCGTCTGCGCGGATGGCCCTGGACCCTCGGGTCAAGCCCGAGGGTGACGACGGGGGAGTAACGCGCGGCAGCGCGCGTCTCGAAGCACGAGGTCAATCGCTCGTTCGAGCAGCTACTTGTTCTGATCCAGGCCGACCAGGGCGCGGGCGAAGTCGCGGGCGGTGAAGGGGCGGAAGTCCTCGGCGCCTTCGCCGACGCCGATCACGTGGACCGGCAGGCCGAACTTCTCGGCCAGGGCGACCAGCACGCCGCCGCGCGCCGAGCCGTCCAGCTTGGTGACGACCAGGCCGGTGACCTCGACCAACTCCTTGAAGGTGCCGACCTGGGTCAGCGCGTTCTGGCCGGTGGTGGCGTCGAGCACCAGCACCACGTGGTGCGGCGCCTCGGGCTCGACCTTCTTGATGACGCGGGCGACCTTCTGCAGCTCGGCCATGAGCTCGGCCCTGTTGTGCAGGCGCCCGGCAGTGTCGATCAGCAGCAGGTCGTCGCCGGCGGCCTTGGCCTGCTCCACCGCCTCGAAGGCGAGGCCCGCCGCATCGGCGCCCTGCTTGCCGGCGACCACGGCGCAGCCGCTGCGCTCGCCCCAGATCTTCAACTGCTCGATGGCGGCGGCGCGGAAGGTGTCGCCGGCGGCGAGACGCACGGACAATCCTTCGCGGCGGTAGTGGGTCGCCAGCTTGCCGATGGTCGTGGTCTTGCCGGAGCCGTTGACGCCGACCACCAGCACCACGTTGGGCTTCTTCGCCGGGTCGAGCGCCAGGGGCCGGGCCACCGGCTCCAGGATACCGGCGATGTCGGCGGCCAGGGCCTCGCGCACCTCCTGCGGGTCGACCTGCTTGTCGAAGCGGGTCTTGGCCAGGTCGGCGGTTAGCTTCGCCGCCGTGGTCACGCCCAGGTCGGCGGTGATCAGCAGCTCTTCCAGTTCCTCCAGCGCCTGGTCGTCCAGCTTGCGCTTGGTGAAGATGCCGGAGATGCCGTCGCCCAGCTTGGAGGACGAGCGGGTCAGGCCCGTCTTCAGGCGCTGGAACCAGCCGCCTTTTTTCTCTTGGGTCGTATCGCTCACGCTGCGGGGGATAGCTTGTGTTGCAGGGGTGCCGCAAGCAGGTTGTCGCCCTCGCGCCCGGTGACGGTCACCTCGACGACGGCGCCGATCTCGGCGCTGTCGAGCAGCACCGGCGCGAAGGTCTCGCTGCGGCCGAGGAAGCGTCCGTCGGTCTCCTGCTTTTCGATGAGGACGGAGGCCGTCCGCCCGACCTGTGACTCGAGGAAGCGGTCCAGGGCCGCGTCGCCGGCGCTGCGCAGCCGCCCCGCGCGTTCCTTGCGCACCGCCATGGGCAGCTGCGGCATCTTCGCCGCCGGGGTGCCCTTGCGCGCCGAATAGGGGAAGACGTGCAGGTAGGTGAGCCCGCAGTCCTCGACCAGTTTCAGGGAGTTCTCGAACATCGCCTCGGTCTCGGTCGGGAAGCCGGCGATGAGGTCGGCGCCGAAGACGACGTCGGGGCGCAGCGCCCGCAGCTCTTCGCAAAGCGCCACGGCCTCGGCGCGCGAATGGCGGCGCTTCATGCGCTTCAGGATCATGTCGTCGCCGGCCTGCAGCGAGAGGTGCAGGTGCGGCATGAGGCGCGGCTCCTCGGCGACCAGGCGCTTCAGGTCCGGGTCCAGTTCGATGGCGTCGATGGAGGAGAGGCGCAAGCGCTGCAAGTCCGGCACCTGGGCCAGCAGGCGGCGGACCATCTGGCCCAGCTTCGGCTGGCCCGGCAGGTCGCCGCCATAAGAAGTGACGTCGACGCCGGTGAGCACCACTTCGGCGGTGCCCTGGTCGACGAGATTGCGCACCTGGCGCACCACCTCGCCCAGCGGCACCGAGCGGCTGTTGCCGCGGCCGTAGGGGATGATGCAGAAGGTGCAGCGGTGATCGCAGCCCTGCTGCACCTGCACGAAGGCGCGGGTGCGCTCGGCGAAACCGTCGATGAGCTGCGGCGCCGTCTCGGTGACGGCCATGATGTCGTTCACCGAAACGCGCGGCGCGTCTTCATCGAGAAAGGACTCTGCCTTCAGCTTTTCCTCGTTGCCGAGAACGCGGTCGACCTCGGTCATGGCGGCGAAGCCCGCGGGGTCGATCTGCGCGGCGCAGCCGGTGACGATGATGCGCGCCTCGGGGTTCTCGCGCCGTGCCTTGCGGATCGCCTGGCGCGCCTGGCGCTCGGCCTCGCCGGTGACGGCGCAGGTATTGACGATGATCGCGTCTTCTAGCCCCGCCGCCTCGGCGTGGCCGCGCATGACCTCCGACTCATAGGCGTTGAGGCGGCAGCCGAAGGTGAGGATGCGCGGTCCGTTGTTCTGGGGAGACGTCACGCCAGGAACTCCCCGTTCAGCACGCCGTGGAAGGAGGTCGCGACCGGGCCGGTCATCTCCACGTGGCCGTTCTCCAGCCACTCGATGGTCAGCGGCCCGCCGGTCAGCACGACTTCCACCTTGCGGCCGGTCAGGCCGCGGCGCGCGGCGGCCACGGCGGCGGCGCAGGCGCCGGTGCCGCAGGCGCGGGTCTCGCCGACGCCACGCTCCCAGACGCGCAGGCGCAGCTTGTCCTCGCCGATGACTTCGGCGGCGCCGATGTTGGCGCGCTCGGGGAAGAGGGGATGGTGCTCCAGGGCCGGGCCCAGTTCCGCCAGCGGCAGCTTCTCCACGCCCTCGACGAAGAAGACCGCGTGGGGGTTGCCCATGCTGACGCCCACCGGGTCGGCCAGGGGGCCGTTGTCGATGCCGAGATGCAGGGTGTCGCGCTCTTCCGCGAGCGGGATGTCCTGCCAGCCGAGCCGCGCCTCGCCCATGTCCACGGTCACGAGTCCGGGTCCGGCGGCCTTGGCCCGCAGCAGGCCCGCGTTGGTCTCGATGGTGATCGCCTCGCGCCCCAGCTCGCCCATGACCAGGGCGGCGACGCAGCGCGTGCCGTTGCCGCAGGCCCCGACTTCGCCGCCGTCGTGGTTGCGGATGCGCAGGAAGACGTCGGCGCTGCCGTTCGCCGGCGGCTCCAGGATCAGCAGCTGGTCGCAGCCCACGCCCTCGCGGCGGTCGGCGATGGCCTTGGCCAGGGCGTCCGTCAGCGCGAAGGGCTCGGTCCGGGCGTCCACGACCACGAAGTCGTTGCCCAGCCCGTGCATCTTGATGAAGGGGCGGCTGCTCATAGCGGGGTTATATGGCCGCGGGGGCCGATAAGTCCAGGGAGACCGGCGCTGGGCTGTCCTGCGCGTTCTGCCCCAAAACCGCCACGCTCCCGCCCTCTTACCGCGCGTTTGTGGCGTCACGATGACGTATCGCGCGCGGGCAGGGGGCCGCGCGCCGATCCAAGGGGGAGTAGATGACTATGAAACGTTTGATTTCGCTGGCAGCAAGGGGGGCCGTGACGGCCGGCCTCGTCGCCCTGCTCGCCGGCTGCGCCAACCAGATCCAGACCACCTCCGGCACGCGCTATCTGGACGGCTACGGCACCCCGGCGGCGGCTTCCGGCCCCGAGGCGGCGCCTGCGGGCGCCTACGCAGGGCCCGCCGGGTCCGTCGACGCCGAGATCGCCGCGGCGGCCAATGTCGAGCCGCAACTGCGCTTCCCGGCCCGCCTGGGCCTGGCGCGCATCGACCGGGGCGGGCTGGTGCCGGTGCCGGCGGCAGAAGCGGCGGCCTGGCGCGGTCTTGCCGAGCGCCTGGGCAGCGGCTACGGCGAGTTCGTGCCGATTTCGCCGCTGATCAGCGCCCTGGCCACGCCGGCCGAGCGGGCGGTCGACCAGCGGGATGGGGGCCGGACCTACCGCAGCGGCCTCGCGGAGACGGTCCGCCGCATCCGCCTGGGCGCGGCGCGCCAGCACGTCGACGCGGTGCTGATCTACGAAACCTTCGGCAGCTCCGAGGGCACCGACAACGTGCTCGCCATCACCAAGGTCGCCCTGATCGGCTTCTTCCTGCCCACCGAGGACGTGAAAGCCGAGGGGGCCGCCCAGGCGGTGCTGGTCGACGTGCGCAATGGCTATACCTACGGCACCGCCTCGGCGACCTCGGCCCAGCCCAGCTACCGCCTCACCACCTCCGGCAACAGCTCGGCGGTGCAGGCGCAGGCCCGCGGCGAGGCCGAAGTCCGCGCGGTGGAGAACCTGACCGGCGAAGTTGAGGCTATGGTCCGCGACCTGCGCCTGGCCCTGGCCGAGCGCCGGGCGGCGCCCCGGAACGGGCAGCAGAACACGCAATAGCATGCAGCGGGCAGGGGCCGGGGCGGCGTCGTCCCGGCCTCTTCGCGCGCTCGGCAGGGTGTTCTAGCGGAAAGGTTGTTCCCGGTGTGCGATGCTCTACGGACGCGATTCGTGGGGGAATCCGGGGCTTCTGCTTCGCCATGGGGCAAAAAAGTGGCTTTATCCGCTTGGATTAGCGGATAAAAATAGCGTGATTCATGTTGATTTCCGTCGCGTCTCACTCTAGGTGTTAACGCGGTGACGGACACGGAAGGTCAGAAGCCGCAGGCTCGGTACATCGCTCCAGGCTCTTGGCCTACATCGATGAA encodes the following:
- a CDS encoding glutathione S-transferase C-terminal domain-containing protein, translated to MKALINGVWHSPVEDRAAYDAARAAQPEGLFLRWVNADPAAAFPARAGRYHLYVSYACPFAHRAILYRALLGLEEVLPMWVAHPRWSGPGGWTFTPDPCFPEVTEDGANGLDALWQLYVKAAPDFTGKVTVPVLWDSETKTIVSTESADIMRMLDLGFAGLRDSDLTFYPARLRDDIDALGGFIRRKVNGGVYKAGFAADQESFDAAVAEFFAALDHLEGLLGDDRPYLLGNWATEADWLLFPTLVRLDAVYAGALKVNLKRLSDYPKLAAHTQRLYAGPGVAATVKLNHVKRHYYDDLGVTNPALIPPGPRTPFEAAA
- the ftsY gene encoding signal recognition particle-docking protein FtsY, with the translated sequence MSDTTQEKKGGWFQRLKTGLTRSSSKLGDGISGIFTKRKLDDQALEELEELLITADLGVTTAAKLTADLAKTRFDKQVDPQEVREALAADIAGILEPVARPLALDPAKKPNVVLVVGVNGSGKTTTIGKLATHYRREGLSVRLAAGDTFRAAAIEQLKIWGERSGCAVVAGKQGADAAGLAFEAVEQAKAAGDDLLLIDTAGRLHNRAELMAELQKVARVIKKVEPEAPHHVVLVLDATTGQNALTQVGTFKELVEVTGLVVTKLDGSARGGVLVALAEKFGLPVHVIGVGEGAEDFRPFTARDFARALVGLDQNK
- the mtaB gene encoding tRNA (N(6)-L-threonylcarbamoyladenosine(37)-C(2))-methylthiotransferase MtaB, producing the protein MTSPQNNGPRILTFGCRLNAYESEVMRGHAEAAGLEDAIIVNTCAVTGEAERQARQAIRKARRENPEARIIVTGCAAQIDPAGFAAMTEVDRVLGNEEKLKAESFLDEDAPRVSVNDIMAVTETAPQLIDGFAERTRAFVQVQQGCDHRCTFCIIPYGRGNSRSVPLGEVVRQVRNLVDQGTAEVVLTGVDVTSYGGDLPGQPKLGQMVRRLLAQVPDLQRLRLSSIDAIELDPDLKRLVAEEPRLMPHLHLSLQAGDDMILKRMKRRHSRAEAVALCEELRALRPDVVFGADLIAGFPTETEAMFENSLKLVEDCGLTYLHVFPYSARKGTPAAKMPQLPMAVRKERAGRLRSAGDAALDRFLESQVGRTASVLIEKQETDGRFLGRSETFAPVLLDSAEIGAVVEVTVTGREGDNLLAAPLQHKLSPAA
- the dapF gene encoding diaminopimelate epimerase, which gives rise to MSSRPFIKMHGLGNDFVVVDARTEPFALTDALAKAIADRREGVGCDQLLILEPPANGSADVFLRIRNHDGGEVGACGNGTRCVAALVMGELGREAITIETNAGLLRAKAAGPGLVTVDMGEARLGWQDIPLAEERDTLHLGIDNGPLADPVGVSMGNPHAVFFVEGVEKLPLAELGPALEHHPLFPERANIGAAEVIGEDKLRLRVWERGVGETRACGTGACAAAVAAARRGLTGRKVEVVLTGGPLTIEWLENGHVEMTGPVATSFHGVLNGEFLA